The Streptomyces sp. NBC_01439 genome contains the following window.
CTGGCATGGTGCGCCACCCTCAGGGCTAGTGCCGTCTTGCCCACACCAGGCAGACCCGTCACCGCGACCACGGGCGCCTGCCGCCGGCTGACGGCCGGGGCGAGGGCGGTCAGCAGCGCTTCGGTCTCGGCGTTCCGCCCGGTGAACAGGCCGGGGCTCGGCAGCGGGGCGGCGAGCGGGCCACGCTTGCGTGCGGTCAGCCAGAGCGGCTCCCGCCGTTCGGCCGACGAGCGGTCCAAACCCGCGAGGTACTGGGCGATCCGGCCGTGCCGGTGACGCCGCAGGGCCTCGGAGATCCGCGGATCGGTCGGTGGCAACCGCTCTGCCAGGGTGTTCAGCTCACCTTCGGTGAACACGGCCGGCAATCGTACGGTGATCGCACGGGCGAGCAGGCTCCGGGCCTGGTGGCCCAGGCCGACGGGGTCCGTCCCGGCAGTAGCCAGCAGCAGCACGTCCCCCGTGGCCGGGTCCCCGAGGAGCTCGGTGAGGGACCGGGCCAGCTCGTCGCCGGACTCCCCCGCCAGCCGAGTGTCGAGGTCGTCCAACCACAGGACGGCGGGCGAGGCCAGCGGGTCCTCACGCAGCATGGCCGCGAGGTCCCCCGCCGAGATTCCCCGGGGCGGGCAGAGCACCCATCGCGCGAACAGCCTGTCGGTCATCCCTTCCCACAGAGTGCGGGTGCGACCGCTCACGGGCGCGCCGGTGAGCAGGACGAATCGGTCGCCTTCCCGCGAGAGGGCCGTGGTCATGGCCGTGGCCAGTTCCTCATCCGCCCGCCGGGAAAGGTACGGCGGAAGCGCGGACAAACTGCGGGTGCCGTGCTCTGCCGGGGTGGCGGCGGCCGGCAACGGCCGCACGCCGTACTGGATGGCGCGGAAGTCGGTCAGCTGAGACACCCGCGCCCGGGTCAGGCGGCCCGCCGCGGCATAGGCCTCCGGAAGCCCGTACTCCCACCCAGCGGAATCGTGTGGCGCGCCGAGTGAGTAGACGACGCCCGCCTCGGTGCGCAGAAATACGGGCACCTTCCGGACCGACACCGATACCGTCGCTCCCCGGCGCAGCGTGATCCGTGCTGCTCCCTCCCACCAGATGGGGTTCTCCGACACGTCGAGCACCAGGGTGGGGCCGTCGGGCACCTTGATGGCGGTGGCGGGCCAGGCGGCATCCCCCACCGTGATGTGGCTGCCATCGTGGCGGACCGCCAGTACGAACGTCTCGGCCTCAGGCGATCGGCCGCGGTCCGGCGGCGCCATGGCGCGGCTCCCCGCACCCCTGCCCGTACCCGGGCCAGCGCCGACGTCGAGGATCCGGGCCAGTCGGGTGGTGTTGTGGCTGCTCCGCACCCGTTCGGGCAGCCGCCGCCCCGCCCCCGTGAACCAGCGGCGCAGTCCCTCGTGTCGGGCCGGATTCTCCATCGCGGCGCGCAGGACGGGTTCCATCAGTTCGTCCACGGTGTGTCCGACGAGGTCCCCGAGCCCGGCATCGGCGAGCACGGCTGCCCAGGTGACGCGCTCCTCGAGGGCCAGAACGGGGGATAGGCCCCGATGCACCGCCGCGACCAGATCGCCGATCTGTCGCAGTGGATCCTCCGGCCCGCCCCGGGACAGCTTCGCGCTGAGCCGTTCGCGGAGCGGTGTCAGCAGGGTGGGCAGCAGCGCCATGTAAGCGCCGCTGTTGCGAACCGACCACGGCCCGTACCAGACGTCGGATTCCGAGGCCACGTCCAGTGTCGGCTCCGTCCGTACCCGGACGATGCGCAGGAGTTCCGGTTCGATCCGGACCGCGGTGCTCAGCGCCACGGCCAGCCTCAGGGCCTGCGGCGGGAGGTCCTCCGGCTCCGGTGCGCGGGCGGGCAGGCCCGGCAGTCGAGGGCTGCCCGCCGTCATGACACCCTCGATTCTGCCTGCACGGTGGTGGTGGAACGGTCCCAGCTCAGAACAGGCATGAGCGAGGCGAGCCGACCCGGTAAGCGATCCGGAGGCAATGGAACCAACGCCGCAGGGAGGCAACCGCTGCGCCGCAGGAGGGCGGTGAGATCCTGCCACTCCTGCCACAGCGTGGGCGGGGGCTCGGTCCCGGGCAGGTGACAGCCGAAGCTACTCAGAACCAGGACCCGGGTACCGGCGGCCGGCGGCCGGTACGGCCGCCAAGTCCAGCCGGCCCCCGAGCCGGCGTGGTGAAGTGGTGACTCGGCGAAGTAGAGGACGTCGGTGGCATGCCTCCCGACGATCGCCGTGATGCGGTTGACCAATTCCGCCTGATCGCGTGCAAAGAGCTCCATGCCGGGGCCGAGATCGACCAGCACCTGGGTCCCGAAGCGCAGGGTCCGCACGGGCAGTCGGGGAAGTTCCTCCAGCGGGCGGCCGGTGGCGATCTCTTCAAGCAGCCGGTGGGTATCGACCGCCCCCTCGGGCACGGTCCGCGACAGCACGGTCTGCAAGGTGGCCGTCTCGGAGTTGGGGGGCAGCAACGGGTGGTGCGGCAGCTCGGCTTCCGCCGGACCCTCGACCCGTTCCGCGAGCGCCGGAAACCTCCACGCGGGCGAGCTGCCAGCGGCCTCGCTCAGCGGAGTGAGCATGGTCAGGTGTACGGGTTGGTCGGCGGCCGGCAGGGCCGCGAGGTCCGCCCGGGCGTGCGGGGCTGGACCGGCTGCCAGCTGCCAGGCCGGCTGTGGAGGGGGCCCTGGCATGGCACCCCGGTCCCCCGTCGAGTCCGGTGTGGGTGCCTCGTGTTGCTGCTGTGCTGGCTTCGGCTCCGATGCCAGGCCCCGTAGCCCGAGCAAAGCGGCGATGCGCGGCACGCGTTCGCGGTCGCCCGGATCCACGCCGAACCCCGCCAGCGCGCGGGCCAGGTCGCCGACCCAGATCTCGGAGTGCGCGCCCGCGACTGGCACCCGTGTTCCGGCTGCTCCGCCGTCACTCACGCGGGGTCACTCCTTCAGCTGCTGCGGTTTGACCAGGGTGAGACCCCGCAGGGCTTGCCACCGCTCGTCGCCCACCGTGATGCCCAGGGACTGGCAGGCCCAAAGGGCATCCAGGTATTCCGCCGTACTGGGGCGTCGCACTCCATCCCGCGAGGCCGCCTGTCGTACCTCCTGCAGTTCCTCGGCCAGGGCTGCGGCGAGCGCCAGATCGGCCGCGGTCACCTCCGGCAGCCGGGCCGTCAGATGCCGGTGGGCGATCCGGACCAGCTCCTCTACGTCCTCCGGGGGCTGCAGCCGGGCGATGACGCAACGGCGGAGGAACGCCTGGGGCAGCTCCCTCTCCTCGTTGGTGGTGATGACGATCAGGTGCCGGGAGAACGGCGCGTCGGAAGATTCTCGGGCGGGTTCCACCCACACCTCGGTCCCCGTCTCGGCGACCACGAACCCGTTCGAGGCCAGGGGTACGAGAAGACCGTTCGGCACATCGGGGTCGGCCTTGTCGATCTCGTCGATCAATACGACGGCATGATCCGGGGAACGTCCTTCGTCGGCCCCGAGCGTCCGGCGAGGTCCCCCCGGCCGAGGGTGGCCCGGGCCGGTGCGGGACCGATCGGACCGGCTGACGAACCGCGCGGCCGACCGGGGAGCAAACGCCCACCACAACGGTCCCGGCTGGACGTACATGTCTTCGCTGTGCTGGGGTGCCCGACCGCGCCCGGGACGACGGTCTGCCTGGGCGTCCGCAAGTCGTCGCACGGCATCAAAGGTCCACAGCAGGTCTCGCGCCCGGGTCTGGGAGGTCACCACGTGCTCGTAGTAGCGCCAGCCGCGCTCCCTGGCGACCCACGGTGCGAGGGAAGACTTGCCCGAACCCGGCTCGCCCCGCAGTAGCAGCGGGCGGCCGGTCGCCAGTGCCACCTTGACCGCCAGCGAAAGGTCGGAAGGCATGACGTAGATCAGCCCGTCACGGCGGTCCGGCATGTCGGTGGAATCGGCTGCCTGCGGGAACATCAAATCACCTCGGACGACGAGAGGATGCCGGAACCCTGGACGACCGCGTCCAGACGCTTCATGAGCCGGTAGGCGGCCGTCTCGGCCTCCATGGTGATCGGTGGAACGACGACGACCGTGTCCGAGAGTCCATCCAGCCCGCTCAAACCGTCGCACCCGTCTCCGGACCCGGGTTCGATGCCACCAGTCAGCACGACCACCACGAGCCAGGGGAAGTCTCGTCGAAGAGAGGCGGCCACCACGGATACGTCGTTGGGGGTGTGGTCGGCAGCACTCAGCACCAGATAGTTGAGCGTCCCGTCATTCGGCCGGACGGTCCGGGAGTCTAGCGGCATCCGTGGCGGGACGCGGAAGATCTGGCGCAGCGCGGCTCGGCAGGAGGCCTCGAGCTCCTCCGCCGACGAGGAGTCGTCCTCGGGCAAGCCGCGTTCCAACGCTCCGAGGCTGTACGTGTCGGGGGCATTGGACAGGGCACGACGGACGTACTGTTCTGCGGTCCACTCCTGGAAGGCGTTGAACACGAGCACAGGGGAGCATGCGCCGGAATCCGCCGACTTGGTGGCTGCCCC
Protein-coding sequences here:
- a CDS encoding MoxR family ATPase — protein: MFPQAADSTDMPDRRDGLIYVMPSDLSLAVKVALATGRPLLLRGEPGSGKSSLAPWVARERGWRYYEHVVTSQTRARDLLWTFDAVRRLADAQADRRPGRGRAPQHSEDMYVQPGPLWWAFAPRSAARFVSRSDRSRTGPGHPRPGGPRRTLGADEGRSPDHAVVLIDEIDKADPDVPNGLLVPLASNGFVVAETGTEVWVEPARESSDAPFSRHLIVITTNEERELPQAFLRRCVIARLQPPEDVEELVRIAHRHLTARLPEVTAADLALAAALAEELQEVRQAASRDGVRRPSTAEYLDALWACQSLGITVGDERWQALRGLTLVKPQQLKE